The following are from one region of the Escherichia sp. E4742 genome:
- the melR gene encoding transcriptional regulator MelR, with protein MNTDNFMCSSDEKQTRSPLSLYSEYQRMEIEFRAPHIMPTSHWHGQVEVNVPFDGDVEYLINNEKVKINQGHITLFWACTPHQLTDTGTCQSMAIFNLPMHLFLSWPLDKDLINHVTHGMVIKSLATQQLSPFEVRRWQQELNSPNEQIRQLAIDEIGLMLKRFSLSGWEPVLVNKTSRTHKNSVSRHAQFYVSQMLGFIAENYDQALTINDVAEHVKLNANYAMGIFQRVMQLTMKQYITAMRINHVRALLSDTDKSILDIALTAGFRSSSRFYSTFGKYVGMSPQKYRKLSQQHRQTLPG; from the coding sequence ATGAATACTGATAACTTTATGTGTAGCAGCGATGAAAAGCAGACCCGCAGCCCGCTATCACTGTACTCAGAATATCAGCGAATGGAGATTGAGTTTCGCGCACCGCATATCATGCCCACCAGCCACTGGCATGGTCAGGTCGAAGTGAATGTGCCTTTCGATGGTGATGTGGAATACCTGATCAACAATGAAAAAGTGAAGATCAACCAAGGGCATATCACACTGTTCTGGGCCTGTACACCGCACCAACTAACAGATACCGGAACCTGTCAGAGCATGGCGATTTTTAATCTGCCGATGCATCTGTTTCTCTCCTGGCCGCTGGATAAAGACCTTATAAACCACGTCACTCACGGTATGGTGATCAAATCACTGGCGACACAGCAGCTTAGTCCGTTTGAAGTGCGTCGCTGGCAGCAGGAACTCAACAGCCCAAATGAGCAAATCCGCCAGCTCGCCATTGATGAAATCGGCCTGATGCTCAAGCGATTTAGTCTCTCTGGCTGGGAGCCGGTTCTGGTCAATAAAACCTCGCGTACGCACAAAAACAGCGTCTCGCGTCATGCACAGTTTTATGTCAGCCAGATGTTGGGCTTTATTGCAGAAAACTATGATCAAGCGCTAACCATCAACGACGTGGCCGAGCACGTCAAACTTAACGCCAACTATGCGATGGGGATCTTCCAGCGGGTCATGCAATTGACGATGAAACAGTACATTACGGCGATGCGCATCAACCACGTTCGCGCGTTACTGAGCGATACCGATAAAAGTATTCTCGATATTGCCCTGACAGCAGGCTTTCGTTCGAGCAGCCGCTTTTACAGCACGTTCGGCAAATATGTCGGCATGTCGCCGCAAAAATACCGCAAACTTAGCCAACAACACCGCCAGACGCTTCCTGGATAA
- the melA gene encoding alpha-galactosidase, translating into MMSAPKITFIGAGSTIFVKNILGDVFHREALKTAHIALMDIDPTRLEESHIVVRKLMDSAGASGKITCHSEQKEALQDADFVVVAFQIGGYEPCTVTDFEVCKRHGLEQTIADTLGPGGIMRALRTIPHLWQICEDMTEVCPDATMLNYVNPMAMNTWAMYARYPHIKQVGLCHSVQGTAEELARDLNIDPSTLRYRCAGINHMAFYLELERKTADGSYVNLYPELLAAYDAGQAPKPNIHGNTRCQNIVRYEMFKKLGYFVTESSEHFAEYTPWFIKPGREDLIERYKVPLDEYPKRCVEQLANWHKELEEYKNASRIDIKPSREYASTIMNAIWTGEPSVIYGNVRNDGLIDNLPQGCCVEVACLVDANGIQPTKVGALPSHLAALMQTNINVQTLLTEAILTENRDRVYHAAMMDPHTAAVLGIDEIYALVDDLITAHGDWLPGWLHR; encoded by the coding sequence ATGATGTCTGCACCCAAAATTACATTTATCGGCGCTGGCTCGACAATTTTCGTTAAAAATATTCTTGGTGATGTGTTTCATCGTGAGGCGCTGAAAACGGCGCATATCGCTCTGATGGACATTGATCCCACCCGCCTGGAAGAGTCGCACATTGTGGTGCGCAAGTTGATGGATTCAGCAGGGGCCAGCGGCAAAATCACCTGTCACAGCGAACAGAAAGAAGCCTTACAGGACGCCGATTTTGTCGTGGTGGCGTTTCAGATTGGCGGTTATGAACCCTGCACAGTGACTGATTTTGAGGTCTGTAAGCGCCACGGTCTGGAACAAACCATTGCCGATACGCTGGGGCCGGGCGGCATTATGCGTGCGCTACGTACCATTCCACATCTGTGGCAGATTTGCGAGGACATGACGGAAGTTTGCCCCGATGCCACCATGCTCAATTACGTAAACCCGATGGCGATGAATACCTGGGCGATGTATGCCCGCTATCCGCATATCAAACAGGTGGGGCTGTGCCACTCGGTGCAGGGAACGGCGGAAGAGCTGGCCCGCGACCTGAATATCGATCCGTCCACGCTGCGTTATCGTTGCGCTGGTATCAACCATATGGCGTTCTACCTGGAGCTGGAGCGCAAAACCGCAGACGGCAGTTACGTGAATCTCTACCCGGAACTGCTGGCAGCGTATGACGCAGGCCAGGCACCGAAACCGAATATTCATGGTAATACTCGCTGCCAGAATATTGTGCGCTATGAAATGTTCAAAAAGCTGGGCTACTTCGTCACGGAGTCGTCAGAACATTTTGCCGAATATACGCCGTGGTTTATTAAGCCAGGTCGTGAGGATTTGATTGAGCGTTATAAAGTGCCGCTGGATGAGTACCCGAAACGCTGTGTTGAACAGTTGGCGAACTGGCATAAAGAGCTGGAGGAGTATAAGAACGCCTCCCGGATTGATATTAAACCGTCGCGGGAATATGCCAGCACGATTATGAACGCTATCTGGACCGGTGAACCGAGTGTGATTTACGGCAACGTCCGTAACGATGGTTTGATTGATAACCTGCCGCAAGGATGCTGTGTGGAAGTGGCCTGTCTGGTTGACGCCAATGGTATTCAGCCAACCAAAGTTGGTGCACTGCCTTCGCATCTGGCTGCCCTGATGCAAACCAACATCAACGTACAGACGCTGCTGACCGAAGCCATTCTCACCGAAAATCGTGACCGTGTTTACCACGCCGCAATGATGGACCCGCACACCGCCGCCGTGCTGGGCATTGACGAAATTTATGCCCTGGTTGACGATCTGATTACCGCTCACGGCGACTGGCTACCTGGCTGGTTGCACCGCTAA
- a CDS encoding DUF2238 domain-containing protein has protein sequence MTRTLKPLILNTGALALTLILIYTGISAHDKLTWLMEVTPVIIVVPLLLATARRYPLTPLLYTLIFFHAIILMVGGQYTYAKVPIGFEVQEWLGLSRNPYDKLGHFFQGLVPALVAREILVRGMYVRGRKMLAFLVCCVALAISAMYELIEWWAALAMGQGADDFLGTQGDQWDTQSDMFCALLGALTTVILLARLHCRQLRRYGLITRAPDAITP, from the coding sequence ATGACCCGCACACTTAAGCCGTTAATTCTTAACACCGGCGCACTGGCGCTAACGTTAATCCTGATTTATACCGGCATTTCGGCCCATGACAAACTCACCTGGTTGATGGAAGTAACACCAGTGATTATCGTCGTGCCGCTACTGCTTGCCACCGCCAGACGTTACCCGTTAACGCCGCTGCTCTATACGCTCATTTTCTTTCACGCCATCATCCTGATGGTCGGCGGGCAGTACACCTACGCGAAAGTCCCCATCGGTTTTGAGGTGCAGGAATGGTTAGGGTTGAGCCGTAATCCGTATGACAAGCTGGGGCATTTTTTCCAGGGGCTGGTGCCTGCACTGGTGGCACGAGAAATTCTCGTGCGCGGGATGTACGTGCGCGGACGTAAAATGTTGGCGTTCCTGGTCTGCTGCGTAGCGCTGGCGATAAGCGCCATGTATGAGTTGATCGAGTGGTGGGCGGCACTGGCGATGGGCCAGGGAGCGGATGATTTTCTCGGTACGCAGGGCGACCAGTGGGACACGCAATCCGATATGTTCTGTGCGTTGCTTGGCGCATTAACGACAGTGATATTGCTCGCTCGTCTTCACTGTCGCCAGTTACGGCGCTATGGCTTAATCACCAGAGCGCCGGACGCTATTACACCTTAG
- the fumB gene encoding class I fumarate hydratase: MSNKPFIYQAPFPMGKDNTEYYLLTSDYVSVAEFNGETILKVEPEALTLLAQQAFHDASFMLRPAHQKQVASILHDPEASENDKYVALQFLRNSEIAAKGVLPTCQDTGTAIIVGKKGQRVWTGGGDEEALSKGVYNTYIEDNLRYSQNAPLDMYKEVNTGTNLPAQIDLYAVDGDEYKFLCVAKGGGSANKTYLYQETKALLTPGKLKNFLVEKMRTLGTAACPPYHIAFVIGGTSAETNLKTVKLASAHYYDKLPTEGNEHGQAFRDVQLEQELLEEAQKLGLGAQFGGKYFAHDIRVIRLPRHGASCPVGMGVSCSADRNIKAKINREGIWIEKLEHNPGQYIPEELRQAGEGEAVKVDLNRPMKEILAQLSQYPVSTRLSLTGTIIVGRDIAHAKLKELIDAGKELPQYIKDHPIYYAGPAKTPAGYPSGSLGPTTAGRMDSYVDLLQSHGGSMIMLAKGNRSQQVTDACHKHGGFYLGSIGGPAAVLAQQSIKHLECVAYPELGMEAIWKIEVEDFPAFILVDDKGNDFFQQIVNKQCANCTK, from the coding sequence ATGTCAAACAAACCATTTATCTACCAGGCGCCTTTCCCGATGGGGAAAGACAACACCGAATACTATCTGCTCACTTCCGATTACGTTAGCGTTGCCGAATTCAATGGCGAAACCATCCTGAAAGTGGAACCAGAAGCCCTGACCCTGCTGGCGCAGCAAGCCTTCCACGACGCGTCTTTCATGCTCCGCCCGGCACACCAGAAACAGGTTGCTTCTATTCTTCACGACCCAGAAGCCAGCGAGAACGATAAATACGTGGCGCTGCAATTCTTGAGAAACTCCGAAATCGCCGCCAAAGGCGTGCTACCGACCTGCCAGGATACCGGCACCGCGATCATTGTTGGTAAAAAAGGTCAGCGCGTATGGACCGGCGGTGGTGATGAAGAAGCGCTGTCGAAAGGCGTCTATAACACCTATATCGAAGATAACCTGCGCTATTCACAGAACGCGCCGCTGGACATGTACAAAGAGGTCAACACTGGCACTAACCTGCCTGCGCAAATCGACCTGTACGCGGTAGATGGCGACGAATACAAATTCCTTTGCGTTGCGAAAGGCGGCGGCTCTGCCAACAAAACGTATCTCTATCAGGAAACTAAAGCCCTGCTGACTCCGGGTAAACTGAAAAACTTCCTCGTCGAGAAAATGCGCACCCTCGGTACTGCAGCCTGCCCGCCGTACCATATCGCGTTTGTGATTGGCGGCACCTCTGCGGAAACCAACCTGAAAACTGTCAAGTTAGCAAGCGCTCACTATTACGATAAACTGCCGACCGAAGGGAACGAACACGGTCAGGCGTTCCGCGATGTCCAGCTGGAACAGGAACTGCTGGAAGAAGCCCAGAAACTCGGCCTCGGCGCGCAATTTGGCGGTAAATATTTTGCTCACGATATCCGCGTAATCCGCCTGCCGCGCCACGGCGCATCCTGCCCGGTGGGTATGGGCGTTTCCTGCTCCGCTGACCGTAACATCAAAGCGAAAATTAACCGCGAAGGTATCTGGATCGAAAAACTGGAACACAACCCAGGCCAATACATTCCGGAAGAACTGCGCCAGGCGGGTGAAGGCGAAGCGGTGAAAGTAGACCTTAACCGCCCGATGAAAGAGATTCTCGCCCAGCTTTCGCAATATCCGGTTTCCACTCGTTTGTCCCTCACCGGCACCATTATTGTTGGTCGCGATATTGCACACGCCAAGCTGAAAGAGCTGATTGACGCCGGTAAAGAACTGCCGCAGTACATCAAAGATCACCCGATCTACTACGCGGGTCCGGCGAAAACCCCTGCCGGTTATCCATCAGGTTCACTTGGCCCAACCACCGCAGGTCGTATGGACTCCTACGTGGATCTGCTGCAATCCCACGGCGGCAGCATGATCATGCTGGCGAAAGGTAACCGCAGTCAGCAGGTTACCGACGCGTGTCATAAACACGGCGGCTTCTACCTCGGTAGCATCGGTGGTCCGGCGGCGGTACTGGCGCAGCAGAGCATCAAGCATCTGGAATGTGTCGCTTATCCGGAACTGGGTATGGAAGCAATCTGGAAAATCGAAGTAGAAGATTTCCCGGCGTTTATCCTGGTCGATGACAAAGGCAACGACTTCTTCCAGCAGATCGTCAACAAACAGTGCGCGAACTGCACTAAGTAA
- the dcuB gene encoding anaerobic C4-dicarboxylate transporter DcuB has protein sequence MLFTIQLIIILICLFYGARKGGIALGLLGGIGLVILVFVFHLQPGKPPVDVMLVIIAVVAASATLQASGGLDVMLQIAEKLLRRNPKYVSIVAPFITCTLTILCGTGHVVYTILPIIYDVAIKNNIRPERPMAASSIGAQMGIIASPVSVAVVSLVAMLGNVTFDGRHLEFLDLLAITIPSTLLGILAIGIFSWFRGKDLDKDEEFQKFISVPENREYVYGDTATLLDKKLPKSNWLAMWIFLGAIAVVALLGADSDLRPSFGGKPLSMVLVIQMFMLLTGALIIILTKTNPASISKNEVFRSGMIAIVAVYGIAWMAETMFGAHMSEIQGVLGEMVKEYPWAYAIVLLLVSKFVNSQAAALAAIVPVALAIGVDPAYIVASAPACYGYYILPTYPSDLAAIQFDRSGTTHIGRFVINHSFILPGLIGVSVSCVFGWVFAAMYGFL, from the coding sequence ATGTTATTTACTATCCAACTTATCATAATATTGATATGTCTGTTCTATGGCGCCAGAAAGGGCGGTATCGCGCTAGGTTTATTAGGCGGTATCGGCCTCGTCATTCTGGTATTCGTCTTCCATCTTCAGCCAGGTAAACCACCGGTTGATGTTATGCTGGTTATCATCGCGGTGGTGGCGGCATCGGCCACGTTGCAAGCCTCGGGCGGCCTTGACGTCATGCTGCAAATTGCCGAGAAACTGCTGCGTCGCAATCCGAAATATGTTTCCATCGTCGCGCCATTTATCACCTGTACGCTGACCATTCTTTGCGGTACAGGTCACGTGGTTTACACCATCCTGCCAATCATCTACGACGTGGCAATTAAGAACAATATCCGTCCGGAACGTCCGATGGCGGCAAGTTCTATCGGTGCACAGATGGGGATTATCGCCAGTCCGGTGTCGGTTGCGGTAGTATCACTGGTCGCGATGTTGGGTAACGTTACCTTTGATGGTCGTCACCTTGAGTTCCTCGACCTGCTGGCAATCACCATTCCATCGACGTTACTCGGTATCCTGGCGATCGGTATTTTCAGTTGGTTCCGCGGTAAAGATCTGGATAAAGACGAAGAGTTCCAGAAATTCATCTCCGTACCGGAAAACCGTGAGTACGTTTACGGTGACACCGCGACGCTGCTGGATAAAAAACTGCCGAAAAGCAACTGGCTGGCAATGTGGATCTTCCTCGGGGCAATCGCCGTGGTCGCACTTCTCGGTGCTGATTCGGACCTGCGTCCGTCCTTCGGCGGCAAACCGCTGTCGATGGTCTTGGTTATTCAGATGTTTATGCTGCTAACCGGCGCACTGATTATTATCCTGACCAAAACCAATCCCGCGTCTATCTCAAAAAACGAAGTCTTCCGTTCCGGTATGATCGCCATCGTGGCGGTGTACGGTATCGCATGGATGGCAGAAACCATGTTCGGGGCGCATATGTCTGAAATTCAGGGCGTACTGGGCGAAATGGTGAAAGAGTATCCGTGGGCCTATGCCATTGTTCTGCTGCTGGTTTCCAAGTTTGTAAACTCCCAGGCCGCGGCGCTGGCGGCGATTGTTCCTGTCGCACTGGCGATTGGCGTTGACCCGGCTTACATCGTGGCTTCAGCACCGGCTTGCTACGGTTATTATATCCTGCCGACCTATCCGAGCGATCTGGCAGCGATTCAGTTTGACCGTTCCGGCACCACCCACATCGGTCGCTTCGTCATCAACCACAGCTTTATTCTGCCAGGGTTGATTGGCGTGAGCGTATCTTGCGTCTTTGGCTGGGTCTTCGCCGCGATGTACGGGTTCTTATAA
- the dcuR gene encoding two-component system response regulator DcuR, translating to MINVLIIDDDAMVAELNRRYVAQIPGFQCCGTASTLEKAKEIIFNSDTSIDLILLDIYMQKENGLDLLPVLHNARCKSDVIVISSAADAATIKDSLHYGVVDYLIKPFQASRFEEALTGWRQKKMALEKHQYYDQAELDQLIHGSSSNEQDPRRLPKGLTPQTLRTLCQWIDAHQDYEFSTDELANEVNISRVSCRKYLIWLVNCHILFTSIHYGVTGRPVYRYRIQAEHYSLLKQYCQ from the coding sequence ATGATCAATGTATTAATTATCGATGACGACGCAATGGTGGCGGAGCTGAATCGCCGATACGTGGCGCAGATCCCGGGCTTTCAATGCTGCGGAACGGCCTCGACACTGGAAAAAGCCAAAGAGATAATTTTCAACAGCGACACGTCTATTGACCTGATATTGCTCGATATCTATATGCAGAAAGAGAACGGGCTCGATTTACTTCCGGTACTGCATAACGCTCGCTGCAAAAGCGATGTGATAGTCATCTCTTCCGCCGCCGATGCCGCGACGATTAAAGATTCGCTGCATTACGGCGTTGTTGATTACCTGATAAAACCCTTCCAGGCATCACGCTTTGAAGAGGCACTCACCGGCTGGCGACAAAAGAAAATGGCGCTGGAAAAACATCAGTATTATGACCAGGCCGAGCTGGACCAGCTAATCCACGGCAGCAGCTCCAACGAGCAGGATCCTCGTCGCTTGCCAAAAGGCTTAACGCCGCAGACGTTACGCACGCTGTGCCAGTGGATTGACGCGCATCAGGACTATGAGTTTTCAACCGACGAGTTGGCCAACGAGGTGAACATCTCGCGCGTTTCCTGCCGCAAGTACCTGATCTGGCTGGTCAACTGCCACATCTTATTTACCAGCATCCATTATGGCGTCACGGGTCGTCCGGTTTACCGTTACCGTATTCAAGCGGAACATTACTCATTGCTGAAACAATATTGCCAATAA
- a CDS encoding sensor histidine kinase — translation MRHSLPYRKLRKRPMKLSTTVILMVSAVLFSVLLVVHLIYFSQISDMTRDGLANKALAVARTLADSPEIRQGLQKKPQDSGIQAIAEAVRKRNDLLFIVVTDMQSLRYSHPEAQRIGQPFKGDDILKALNGEENVAINRGFLAQALRVFTPIYDENNKQIGVVAIGLELSRVTKQINDSRWSIIWSVLFGMLVGLIGTCILVKVLKKMLFGLEPYEISTLFEQRQAMLQSIKEGVVAVDERGEVTLINDAAQELLNYHKSQDDENLSTLSQAWSQVVDVSEVLRDGTPRRDEEITVKDRLLLINTVPVRSNGVIIGAISTFRDKTEVRKLMQRLDGLVNYADALRERSHEFMNKLHVILGLLHLKSYKQLEDYILKTANNYQEEIGSLLGKIKSPVIAGFLISKINRATDLGHTLILNSESQLPDSGSEDQVATLITTLGNLIENALEALGPEPGGEISVTLHYRHGWLHCEVNDDGPGIAPDKIAHIFDKGVSTKGSERGVGLALVKQQVENLDGSIAVESEPGIFTQFFVQIPWDGEKSSK, via the coding sequence ATGAGACATTCATTGCCCTACCGCAAGTTACGCAAACGTCCGATGAAATTGAGTACCACAGTGATCTTAATGGTCAGCGCGGTGCTGTTCTCGGTGCTGTTGGTGGTGCATCTGATTTACTTCTCGCAAATCAGTGACATGACGCGTGACGGACTGGCCAACAAGGCGCTGGCGGTGGCGCGTACCCTTGCCGATTCGCCAGAAATCCGTCAGGGCTTGCAGAAAAAACCGCAGGACAGCGGGATCCAGGCCATCGCGGAAGCTGTGCGCAAACGTAACGATCTGCTGTTTATTGTCGTTACCGATATGCAAAGTCTTCGCTACTCGCATCCTGAAGCCCAGCGTATTGGTCAGCCATTTAAAGGTGATGACATCCTTAAAGCGCTGAATGGCGAAGAAAATGTCGCTATCAATCGCGGCTTTCTGGCGCAGGCTTTACGCGTATTTACCCCCATCTATGATGAGAATAATAAACAGATTGGCGTGGTGGCGATCGGCCTTGAGTTAAGCCGCGTGACCAAACAGATCAATGACAGTCGCTGGAGCATTATCTGGTCGGTGTTATTTGGCATGCTGGTCGGCCTCATCGGCACCTGCATTCTGGTTAAGGTGCTGAAAAAAATGCTTTTCGGCCTGGAACCCTACGAAATATCCACACTGTTTGAGCAACGCCAGGCCATGTTGCAGTCAATAAAAGAAGGCGTCGTTGCCGTGGACGAGCGCGGCGAAGTCACGCTAATCAACGATGCCGCGCAGGAGTTGCTTAACTACCACAAATCGCAGGATGACGAGAATCTCTCCACGCTAAGTCAGGCATGGTCACAGGTGGTGGATGTCTCGGAAGTGTTACGCGACGGTACGCCGCGCCGCGACGAAGAGATTACCGTCAAAGATCGGCTATTGCTGATCAACACCGTTCCGGTGCGCAGTAATGGCGTTATCATCGGTGCCATTTCTACCTTCAGGGATAAAACTGAAGTACGTAAACTGATGCAGCGACTGGATGGTCTGGTCAACTATGCTGACGCACTTCGTGAACGATCCCACGAATTTATGAATAAATTGCACGTGATTCTCGGATTATTGCATCTGAAGAGTTATAAGCAGTTGGAAGATTACATTCTCAAAACAGCCAATAACTATCAGGAAGAGATTGGCTCTCTGTTGGGCAAGATCAAATCGCCGGTTATTGCTGGTTTTTTAATCAGCAAGATTAACCGCGCGACCGATTTAGGCCATACGCTGATTTTAAACAGCGAAAGCCAGTTGCCCGACAGCGGCAGTGAAGACCAGGTCGCGACGCTGATTACCACGTTGGGAAATCTGATAGAAAACGCGCTGGAGGCATTAGGGCCGGAACCCGGAGGCGAAATTAGCGTAACATTGCACTACCGTCACGGCTGGCTGCACTGTGAAGTTAACGATGATGGACCGGGGATCGCCCCCGACAAAATCGCTCACATTTTTGACAAAGGTGTCTCAACAAAAGGAAGCGAACGAGGCGTCGGTTTAGCTCTTGTCAAACAACAGGTAGAAAATCTCGACGGCAGTATCGCCGTAGAATCGGAACCCGGGATTTTCACACAATTTTTTGTCCAGATACCCTGGGACGGGGAGAAGTCGAGCAAATGA
- the yjdI gene encoding 4Fe-4S mono-cluster protein YjdI yields the protein MDQDLLNGGYRCYTGEKIDVWFNTAICQHSGNCVRGNGKLFNLKRKPWIMPDEVDVATVVKVIDTCPSGALKYRHK from the coding sequence ATGGATCAGGATTTACTGAACGGTGGTTATCGCTGCTATACCGGCGAAAAGATCGATGTCTGGTTCAACACTGCAATATGTCAGCATTCTGGCAATTGCGTACGTGGCAACGGCAAGTTATTTAATCTCAAACGTAAGCCGTGGATCATGCCGGATGAAGTGGACGTCGCCACTGTAGTGAAAGTGATTGATACGTGCCCGAGCGGCGCGCTGAAATACCGTCATAAATAA
- a CDS encoding GNAT family N-acetyltransferase, with the protein MEIREGHNKFYINDEQGKQIAEIVFVPTGENLAIIEHTDVDESLKGQGIGKQLVAKVVEKMRREKRKIIPLCPFAKHEFDKTREYDDIRS; encoded by the coding sequence ATGGAAATACGTGAAGGCCACAATAAATTTTACATCAATGACGAGCAGGGTAAGCAAATCGCTGAAATTGTCTTTGTGCCGACTGGAGAGAATTTAGCGATTATCGAACATACCGATGTTGATGAAAGCCTGAAAGGGCAAGGGATTGGTAAACAGCTGGTTGCGAAAGTCGTGGAAAAAATGCGCCGGGAAAAACGAAAAATTATCCCACTGTGCCCATTTGCGAAACACGAATTTGATAAAACGCGTGAGTATGATGATATTCGCAGTTGA
- the ghoS gene encoding type V toxin-antitoxin system endoribonuclease antitoxin GhoS → MEGKKKFNTYVVSFDYPSSYSSVFLRLRSLMHDMNFSSIVADEYGIPRQLNENSFAITTSLAASEIEDLIRIKCLDLPDIDFDLNIMIVDDYFRQFYK, encoded by the coding sequence ATGGAAGGTAAAAAAAAGTTCAATACTTATGTCGTTTCTTTTGATTATCCATCATCTTATTCCTCAGTTTTCTTAAGGTTAAGATCATTGATGCATGATATGAACTTCTCCTCTATAGTGGCTGATGAATATGGAATACCACGACAATTGAATGAGAATTCTTTCGCAATAACGACATCATTAGCCGCAAGTGAAATTGAAGATTTAATCAGGATCAAATGCTTAGACTTGCCAGATATTGATTTTGACCTCAACATTATGATAGTTGATGACTATTTCCGTCAGTTTTACAAATAG
- the ghoT gene encoding type V toxin-antitoxin system toxin GhoT, with translation MTLFSKILIFYVIGVNISFVIIWFISHEKTHIRLLSAFLVGITWPMSLPVALLFSLF, from the coding sequence ATGACACTATTCTCTAAAATATTAATTTTTTATGTGATTGGTGTGAACATATCCTTTGTCATTATCTGGTTTATCTCACATGAGAAAACACATATTCGTTTACTTAGTGCATTCCTGGTGGGAATAACCTGGCCAATGAGTCTGCCTGTGGCATTACTTTTTTCTCTCTTTTAG